One genomic region from Nostoc sphaeroides encodes:
- a CDS encoding Tab2/Atab2 family RNA-binding protein produces the protein MKIWQVDFYRRPLQDASGQVLWELLICDASRSFEYEATCLQSAANSNWVTTQLELAAGEKLPDVIQVFRPQSLSLIEAAGRNLSINVEPTRHTLALKQWLQEKQYPSTLDKPPPAPLPENLWGEQWRFASLAASDVETSFSDRPIPILHIPEHCKPINLGLASTVPVPGVVIYGGRQSMRLARWLQQARPVGLNYISGAPDGLILEAGLVDRWIVATFEDPEVTTAAQAFEQRKKHCRGLHFLLVQPDDSGMTYSGFWLLRAED, from the coding sequence ATGAAAATTTGGCAGGTTGATTTTTATCGTCGTCCCTTACAAGATGCATCTGGACAAGTTTTATGGGAGTTGTTGATTTGTGACGCAAGTCGTAGCTTTGAGTATGAAGCCACCTGTCTCCAGTCAGCAGCAAATTCTAATTGGGTTACTACTCAACTTGAGCTAGCTGCTGGTGAAAAATTACCAGATGTGATCCAGGTGTTTCGTCCGCAGTCACTAAGTTTAATTGAAGCGGCTGGACGCAATTTAAGTATAAATGTCGAACCTACCCGCCACACTTTGGCGTTAAAGCAGTGGTTACAAGAAAAGCAATATCCCTCAACGCTGGATAAACCACCCCCAGCACCATTGCCAGAAAACCTTTGGGGAGAACAATGGCGTTTTGCAAGTTTAGCTGCTAGTGATGTAGAAACGAGTTTTAGCGATCGCCCCATTCCCATTTTGCACATCCCAGAACATTGCAAACCCATCAATTTGGGTTTAGCTTCAACAGTGCCCGTCCCCGGTGTAGTAATTTATGGTGGACGGCAATCGATGCGCCTAGCGCGGTGGTTACAGCAAGCCCGTCCCGTAGGCTTGAATTACATATCTGGCGCACCAGACGGTTTAATATTAGAGGCTGGCTTGGTAGATAGATGGATTGTTGCCACATTTGAAGATCCAGAAGTTACAACAGCAGCCCAAGCATTTGAACAACGAAAAAAGCATTGCCGAGGATTGCATTTTTTGTTAGTTCAACCCGATGATTCCGGGATGACTTATAGCGGCTTTTGGTTGTTGCGGGCAGAAGATTGA
- a CDS encoding CopG family transcriptional regulator, which yields MLKVTITLEEDILRFVDQYAQGNRSAYINTLLAEHRRQILAAEMIAALKQDAEDPEYQVEIAAWDSVAGDGINARE from the coding sequence ATGCTCAAAGTCACAATTACCTTAGAAGAAGACATTCTGCGATTTGTAGATCAGTATGCACAGGGAAATCGTAGTGCATACATTAATACACTGCTGGCAGAACACCGCCGCCAAATTTTGGCAGCAGAAATGATTGCAGCCCTCAAGCAGGATGCCGAAGATCCAGAATATCAAGTTGAAATTGCTGCCTGGGATAGCGTTGCTGGAGATGGCATAAATGCCAGGGAATAA
- a CDS encoding type II toxin-antitoxin system PemK/MazF family toxin — MPGNNLTYRRGEIRWVNLDPTVGAEAKKIRACLIVQNDIMNQCGLLTIVMPFRPGSKQAPYVVNVKATPNNGLDQDRFIDVGQIRAVDHSRILGLVGVLESEYWELIRTALNVVLGFVV, encoded by the coding sequence ATGCCAGGGAATAATTTAACTTATCGGCGAGGAGAAATACGTTGGGTTAATCTTGATCCAACAGTGGGGGCTGAAGCAAAAAAAATCCGCGCTTGTTTGATTGTGCAAAATGACATCATGAATCAGTGTGGGTTGCTGACAATTGTTATGCCATTTCGACCTGGAAGTAAACAAGCCCCCTACGTTGTGAATGTCAAAGCAACACCAAATAATGGACTAGACCAAGACCGTTTTATTGATGTTGGGCAAATTCGTGCTGTTGACCATAGTCGTATTTTGGGTTTGGTGGGTGTGCTGGAGTCAGAATACTGGGAACTTATTCGTACAGCTTTAAATGTAGTTCTGGGATTTGTGGTTTAG
- the dcm gene encoding DNA (cytosine-5-)-methyltransferase has protein sequence MDKIRFVDLFSGIGGIRLAFEQAADSLNIESECVLSSEINTDAQLVYEKNFGQKALGDIRLIDQLPEHEFLLAGFPCQSFSHAGKKEGFVDIRGTLFFEITRLLDTYKPQAFIFENVRGLYSHDQGRTLATIKHEIQKRGYSFHAFLLNSANFSLPQNRVRIYLVGILDASPTFELISDVGPKDSHSYNPQQLSLFYPPKKSVTVADILESNPDEKYDCSSRFVNALKRIFNNDLNRLHGIRLIDYRGGNSIHSWDLGLRGECSAEEIELMNRFILKRRNKQFGQEQDGKLLTQEQIASFFEHSNLGDILNSLVTKKYLKLINDKYKPLSGNFSFEVYKFVDPNKISVTLVASDANRLGVYHNQRVRRLTPREAARLQGFPDSFILHPNDDKAYHQLGNSVSINVVKAVAQEVITKTLYSTQERRVKSKLTLAKSLNYVP, from the coding sequence ATGGATAAAATTCGGTTTGTAGATTTATTTTCAGGAATAGGGGGTATTAGATTAGCCTTTGAACAGGCGGCTGATTCTTTAAATATAGAAAGTGAATGCGTTTTAAGCAGCGAAATCAATACAGATGCTCAATTAGTTTATGAAAAAAACTTTGGTCAAAAAGCATTAGGTGACATTCGATTAATTGATCAACTACCAGAACATGAATTTTTATTAGCTGGATTTCCTTGTCAGTCTTTTTCTCATGCTGGCAAAAAAGAAGGGTTTGTCGATATACGAGGTACGCTATTTTTTGAGATAACAAGATTACTTGATACCTATAAACCACAAGCTTTTATTTTTGAAAATGTCCGAGGGCTTTATAGTCATGATCAAGGACGAACTTTAGCAACAATTAAGCATGAAATTCAAAAAAGAGGTTATAGTTTTCATGCTTTTTTACTCAACAGTGCAAACTTTAGCTTACCGCAAAACCGTGTCCGCATTTATTTGGTAGGAATTTTAGATGCTTCTCCCACTTTTGAATTGATTTCTGACGTGGGGCCTAAAGACTCGCATTCATATAATCCTCAGCAGTTATCTTTGTTTTACCCACCAAAAAAATCTGTAACTGTCGCTGATATTTTGGAAAGTAATCCAGATGAAAAATATGATTGTTCATCAAGGTTTGTCAATGCGTTGAAACGAATATTTAATAATGATTTAAATCGCTTACATGGGATAAGGCTGATTGATTATCGGGGTGGAAACTCTATTCATTCCTGGGATTTAGGATTGCGTGGTGAGTGTAGTGCCGAGGAAATTGAACTGATGAACCGTTTCATATTAAAGAGACGAAATAAACAATTTGGGCAAGAACAAGATGGAAAATTATTAACTCAAGAGCAAATAGCTAGCTTTTTTGAACATTCCAATTTAGGCGATATTTTGAATTCACTAGTGACAAAAAAATATCTAAAACTTATTAATGATAAATATAAACCTCTGTCGGGTAACTTTTCATTTGAAGTTTATAAGTTTGTAGATCCAAATAAGATTTCGGTAACGTTAGTTGCTAGTGATGCTAATAGATTGGGAGTTTATCACAATCAGAGAGTGCGGCGACTAACTCCGCGAGAAGCTGCAAGGCTGCAAGGTTTTCCTGATAGTTTTATACTTCATCCCAATGACGATAAGGCTTACCATCAACTAGGAAATTCTGTGAGTATTAATGTTGTCAAAGCTGTAGCTCAGGAAGTGATTACAAAAACCTTATATTCTACTCAAGAAAGAAGAGTTAAATCTAAGCTTACACTTGCTAAATCTTTGAATTATGTTCCTTAA
- the psbA gene encoding photosystem II q(b) protein, whose protein sequence is MTATLQQRSSANVWDRFCEWITSTNNRIYIGWFGVVMIPTLLAATACFVIAFIAAPPVDIDGIREPVAGSLIYGNNIISGAVVPSSNAIGLHFYPIWEAASLDEWLYNGGPYQLVIFHFLIGVFCYLGREWELSYRLGMRPWIAIAYSAPVAAASAVFLVYPIGQGSFSDGMPLGISGTFNFMIVFQAEHNILMHPFHQLGVAGVFGGSLFSAMHGSLVTSSLVRETTETESQNYGYKFGQEEETYNIVAAHGYFGRLIFQYASFNNSRSLHFFLAAWPVIGIWFTALGVSTMAFNLNGFNFNQSIIDSSGRVISTWADVINRANLGMEVMHERNAHNFPLDLAAGDVAPVALTAPAING, encoded by the coding sequence ATGACAGCAACCTTACAACAGCGCTCAAGCGCCAACGTATGGGATCGATTCTGTGAGTGGATCACCAGCACCAACAACCGTATTTACATCGGTTGGTTCGGCGTAGTAATGATCCCCACCCTCTTAGCCGCTACCGCTTGCTTCGTAATCGCCTTCATCGCCGCACCTCCAGTAGACATTGATGGCATCCGTGAACCTGTTGCAGGTTCCTTAATCTACGGAAACAACATCATCTCCGGTGCAGTAGTACCTTCCTCCAACGCCATCGGCTTGCACTTCTACCCAATTTGGGAAGCAGCATCCCTTGATGAGTGGCTCTACAACGGTGGCCCTTACCAATTGGTAATATTCCACTTCTTGATCGGCGTATTCTGCTACTTAGGTCGTGAATGGGAACTATCCTACCGCTTAGGTATGCGTCCTTGGATTGCGATCGCATATTCTGCTCCAGTCGCAGCAGCAAGTGCAGTATTCTTGGTATACCCCATCGGACAAGGATCATTCTCTGATGGTATGCCCTTAGGTATTTCTGGAACCTTCAACTTCATGATTGTGTTCCAAGCAGAACACAACATCTTGATGCACCCCTTCCACCAATTAGGTGTAGCAGGTGTATTCGGTGGAAGTTTGTTCTCTGCAATGCACGGTTCTCTTGTAACTTCTTCACTAGTTCGTGAAACAACCGAGACTGAATCTCAAAACTACGGTTACAAATTCGGTCAAGAAGAAGAAACCTACAACATCGTTGCAGCCCACGGCTACTTCGGTCGTCTAATCTTCCAATACGCTTCATTCAACAACAGCCGTTCACTGCACTTCTTCTTAGCAGCATGGCCTGTAATCGGCATCTGGTTCACCGCCTTGGGTGTAAGCACAATGGCGTTCAACTTGAACGGTTTCAACTTCAACCAATCCATCATTGATTCAAGCGGTCGCGTCATCAGCACTTGGGCTGATGTAATCAACCGGGCTAACCTGGGTATGGAAGTGATGCACGAGCGCAATGCTCACAACTTCCCCTTAGATTTGGCTGCTGGTGATGTTGCTCCTGTTGCTCTAACTGCTCCTGCTATCAACGGTTAA
- a CDS encoding Hsp20/alpha crystallin family protein, whose translation MTLVRWNPWREIDTLQRQLNNIFEDTRVASAFLDGGLSKVPAAEIQETENAIHLKLELPGIEAKDLDVQVTENAVYVSGERKSETKTEEKGVTKSEFHYGKFERVIPLSARIQNTNVKADYKDGILNLILPKTEQEKNKVVKVNLEQPAN comes from the coding sequence ATGACACTAGTTCGTTGGAACCCTTGGAGAGAAATTGACACTCTACAACGTCAACTCAATAATATATTTGAAGACACCAGAGTAGCATCTGCATTCTTGGACGGAGGCTTGAGCAAAGTTCCTGCTGCTGAAATACAAGAAACCGAAAATGCTATTCATCTGAAGCTAGAACTGCCAGGAATAGAAGCTAAAGACCTGGATGTGCAAGTCACAGAAAATGCTGTTTACGTTAGCGGTGAGCGGAAGTCTGAAACTAAAACTGAAGAAAAAGGCGTTACCAAAAGTGAGTTTCATTACGGTAAATTTGAACGCGTAATTCCTCTATCTGCTCGGATTCAAAATACTAACGTTAAGGCAGATTATAAAGACGGCATATTGAATCTGATACTGCCTAAAACTGAGCAAGAAAAGAATAAAGTTGTCAAAGTTAATTTGGAACAACCTGCTAACTAA
- a CDS encoding PAP/fibrillin family protein encodes MNNQLFIKEKLQATLEKIQIKSDGSPITDLQLDKTLVEEIEKLTTELESVNPNLNPLLYATSLLNGTWQLQYSTAREIRTLVSLPLGLKLGKVYQVIDVANKLFFNLAKVKHSLGLASGYVKVTASFEPAKEDLEPPANKRINVYFDKRYLSIEKIVGINTPQLNPFKVVPANNPISRNATLDITYLDETLRIGRGGDGSLFILSKSDDLPDFNS; translated from the coding sequence TTGAACAATCAACTTTTCATTAAGGAAAAATTACAAGCCACGCTTGAAAAGATTCAAATCAAGAGCGATGGCTCTCCCATTACTGATTTGCAGCTAGATAAAACCTTAGTCGAAGAAATTGAAAAATTGACGACGGAACTAGAGAGTGTCAATCCCAATCTTAATCCTCTTCTCTACGCTACTTCTTTGCTGAATGGAACTTGGCAACTACAATACTCCACTGCTAGAGAAATCCGTACTTTAGTTTCTCTCCCATTAGGATTAAAGCTGGGTAAAGTTTATCAAGTGATTGATGTTGCAAATAAATTGTTTTTCAATCTAGCTAAAGTTAAACATTCTCTGGGGCTAGCATCAGGATATGTGAAAGTGACAGCTAGCTTTGAGCCAGCCAAAGAAGATTTAGAGCCTCCAGCGAACAAACGTATCAACGTTTATTTTGACAAACGCTACCTATCGATTGAGAAGATTGTTGGCATTAATACCCCCCAACTCAACCCATTTAAGGTTGTTCCAGCCAATAATCCTATTAGCAGAAATGCAACACTGGACATTACTTACTTAGATGAAACCTTAAGAATTGGACGTGGAGGAGATGGAAGTTTATTCATTCTTAGTAAATCTGATGATTTACCTGACTTCAACTCCTAA
- the surE gene encoding 5'/3'-nucleotidase SurE, with translation MTIILTNDDGIDAPGIQALLKAVNGKNAIIAAPVDHQSGCGHQVTTTRAINLQRRSETEYAIAGTPADCVRIAITQIIADVKFVLSGINAGGNLGVDSYISGTVAAVREAAMHGIPGIAISHYRKAKQNFDWDLAAKFTSEVIEDLLQRPLEPGSFWNVNLPHLQPGEPDPNIVFCQACTKPLPVNYRIEGDNFYYAGEYGKRDRTPGSDVDVCFSGNIAVTQLRV, from the coding sequence ATGACCATAATTTTAACTAACGACGACGGCATTGATGCCCCCGGTATCCAAGCTCTGCTGAAAGCTGTAAATGGCAAAAATGCTATTATTGCTGCTCCTGTTGATCATCAGTCTGGCTGTGGACATCAAGTTACCACTACTCGTGCCATCAACCTCCAGCGACGTTCTGAGACTGAGTATGCGATCGCAGGCACTCCCGCCGATTGTGTCAGAATTGCAATAACACAAATAATAGCAGATGTCAAATTTGTGCTTTCAGGTATCAACGCTGGGGGAAATTTGGGAGTAGACTCCTACATTTCTGGCACAGTGGCTGCGGTGCGAGAAGCCGCAATGCACGGTATTCCTGGAATTGCCATTTCTCACTATCGCAAAGCCAAGCAGAATTTTGATTGGGATCTGGCCGCCAAATTCACATCTGAAGTAATAGAAGACTTACTCCAGCGTCCCCTAGAACCGGGAAGCTTTTGGAATGTGAACTTGCCGCATCTGCAACCAGGAGAACCAGATCCGAATATCGTGTTTTGCCAAGCCTGTACCAAACCTTTACCTGTAAACTATCGAATTGAAGGCGATAATTTTTATTATGCAGGCGAATATGGCAAACGCGATCGCACTCCTGGTAGCGATGTGGATGTATGTTTTTCCGGCAATATTGCGGTAACTCAGTTAAGGGTTTGA
- the psb32 gene encoding photosystem II repair protein Psb32, which yields MKQLFKQVFNSQKHLIRLILPLVTVILAASLFVAPAFATGVNQIPNLTAGNNTWVLDQGEVISRLNEGKINSAFEDLAKQTGKKVRIVTVRRLDYGETPESFSKELFEKWFPTKEAQANETLLVIDTVTNGTAIITGDEVKPILTDSIAESVATETVSVPLRNGNKYNQAFLDASDRLVAVLSGKADPGPPKITDNVKVEGTFKKSGETDQGNATAWVVGLLIAATVIPMATYYIYQINQPSSDG from the coding sequence ATGAAACAGCTTTTCAAACAAGTATTTAATAGTCAAAAACACCTCATCCGGCTAATTCTGCCTTTGGTGACGGTTATTTTAGCAGCCTCGCTGTTTGTCGCACCTGCTTTTGCCACAGGTGTGAATCAAATACCCAACCTCACAGCAGGGAATAACACCTGGGTTTTAGATCAAGGTGAAGTCATCAGCCGTCTGAATGAAGGTAAGATTAACAGCGCTTTCGAGGATTTGGCAAAGCAAACAGGTAAGAAAGTTAGAATTGTTACTGTTCGCCGCCTCGATTACGGTGAAACACCGGAAAGCTTCAGCAAAGAACTGTTTGAAAAATGGTTTCCCACAAAAGAAGCCCAAGCTAATGAAACCTTATTAGTTATTGATACGGTTACTAATGGGACTGCTATTATTACCGGGGATGAAGTCAAGCCAATACTTACTGACTCGATTGCCGAGAGTGTAGCTACTGAAACAGTAAGTGTGCCGTTACGCAATGGTAACAAATACAATCAGGCATTTCTAGATGCAAGCGATCGCCTTGTCGCTGTCCTCTCTGGCAAAGCTGATCCAGGGCCACCCAAAATTACTGACAATGTAAAGGTAGAAGGCACTTTCAAGAAATCAGGAGAAACTGATCAAGGTAACGCTACTGCTTGGGTTGTAGGATTGTTAATTGCCGCCACCGTTATCCCAATGGCGACTTACTATATCTATCAGATAAATCAGCCATCATCTGATGGGTAA
- a CDS encoding DUF4346 domain-containing protein produces MDLIVENLAAIDDKLSQRHIDLDPGGYFIIYLDRDAGLIYAKHFTNVIDDRGLAVDPETGKVIPAREKVERTHTTVFSARTAKELCVKIFEETQPSPVTQLNHAAYLGREFVRAEVALVKEQEYVQD; encoded by the coding sequence ATGGATTTGATAGTTGAAAATTTAGCTGCAATTGATGATAAACTTTCCCAGCGTCATATTGATCTTGATCCCGGTGGATATTTCATTATTTACTTGGATCGAGATGCAGGGTTAATTTATGCCAAGCATTTTACAAATGTGATTGACGATCGCGGTTTAGCTGTCGATCCCGAAACAGGAAAGGTAATTCCAGCTCGAGAAAAGGTAGAACGCACTCATACGACGGTTTTTAGTGCGAGGACGGCTAAAGAACTTTGCGTGAAAATATTTGAGGAAACTCAGCCCTCTCCTGTAACTCAATTAAATCATGCAGCTTATTTGGGTCGAGAATTTGTTCGGGCTGAGGTAGCTTTAGTCAAAGAGCAAGAGTATGTTCAAGATTAA
- a CDS encoding GNAT family N-acetyltransferase has protein sequence MVEQLKPRYSVVWTNKIAEVPQNAWNALAMPLKTPFLEWEWLNNLETSHSATAKTGWLPNHLTLWRDRTLIAAAPLYLKGHSSGEFVFDHQWAELADRIGVQYYPKLLGMTPFTPAEGYRFLIAPGEDEDEITAMMVHEIDTFCAKNRISGCHFLYVDPQWRPMLERHGFTTWLHHSYVWENAGFKTFDDYLKVFNANQRRNIKRERKAVEKAGLRLQPLSGDEIPQSLFPLMHQFYADTCDKFGWWGSKYLTRRFFEQLYADYRHRVLFVAAYSEQDNSHPLGMSFCLFKGDKLYGRYWGSFQEIDCLHFDACYYAPIEWAIANNIQLFDPGAGGRHKKRRGFPAMPNHSLHRFYNNRLGQIIRPYIKEVNQLEQQEIEAINAELPFSNRDS, from the coding sequence ATGGTGGAACAACTTAAGCCTCGCTATTCTGTCGTTTGGACGAACAAAATTGCTGAAGTACCCCAAAATGCCTGGAATGCTTTGGCAATGCCACTCAAAACGCCGTTTTTAGAATGGGAGTGGCTGAACAATCTCGAAACCTCCCATAGCGCTACGGCTAAAACTGGTTGGTTGCCGAATCACTTGACATTGTGGCGAGATAGAACGCTGATTGCTGCTGCGCCACTTTATCTCAAAGGACATAGTTCTGGTGAATTTGTTTTCGATCACCAATGGGCAGAGTTAGCCGATCGCATCGGAGTTCAATATTACCCAAAATTGCTGGGAATGACACCATTTACTCCTGCCGAAGGTTATCGGTTTTTAATTGCCCCAGGAGAAGATGAGGACGAAATCACAGCGATGATGGTGCATGAAATTGACACTTTTTGCGCCAAAAATCGAATTTCTGGGTGTCATTTTCTCTACGTTGATCCCCAATGGCGGCCGATGCTGGAACGGCATGGTTTTACAACTTGGCTACACCACAGCTACGTCTGGGAAAATGCTGGCTTTAAAACTTTTGATGATTACTTGAAAGTTTTCAACGCCAATCAGCGCCGCAATATCAAGCGGGAACGCAAAGCTGTGGAAAAAGCCGGTTTACGATTGCAACCTCTGAGTGGTGATGAAATTCCTCAGTCTTTATTTCCCTTGATGCACCAATTCTATGCTGACACCTGTGATAAGTTTGGCTGGTGGGGTAGCAAGTATCTCACACGGAGGTTTTTTGAGCAGCTATACGCCGATTATCGTCATCGAGTCTTGTTTGTTGCTGCATATAGCGAACAAGATAACTCTCATCCTTTAGGAATGTCCTTTTGTTTGTTTAAAGGTGACAAACTCTATGGACGCTATTGGGGGAGTTTTCAAGAAATAGATTGCTTACATTTTGATGCTTGCTATTATGCGCCAATTGAGTGGGCGATCGCTAACAATATCCAACTTTTTGATCCTGGCGCGGGTGGGCGTCACAAAAAACGCCGTGGTTTCCCCGCTATGCCCAATCACAGTTTGCACCGCTTTTACAATAATCGTTTAGGACAAATTATCCGTCCCTATATTAAGGAAGTGAATCAACTCGAACAGCAGGAAATTGAGGCAATTAATGCAGAGTTGCCATTTAGTAACCGAGATTCTTAA
- a CDS encoding RibD family protein, with translation MLQHRPHTTVVLAMSADGKIADFRRSPARFGSKMDKAHLEKQIAASDAVLFGAGTLAAYGTTLTISDPTQVQLRAQGGKPPQPVHIVSTHSANLNPEIKFFKQPVRRWLLTTTAGELSWKGRLRTLPSTLGTKVQECPPEFEQILVFETPTREIDIFAALKHLATLHITRLVVLGGGELVASLLGLDLIDELWLTVCPLILGGNTAPTPVDGKGFLPDLAPKLQLLEVHTVEQEVFLHYRLQRPAD, from the coding sequence ATGTTGCAACATCGTCCTCACACTACAGTTGTTTTAGCAATGAGTGCAGATGGTAAAATAGCAGATTTTAGGCGATCGCCTGCTCGGTTTGGCTCAAAGATGGATAAAGCACACTTAGAAAAACAAATCGCTGCCTCTGATGCGGTTTTATTCGGTGCTGGTACTTTGGCAGCCTACGGAACAACACTTACTATATCAGATCCAACTCAAGTGCAACTTCGGGCGCAAGGAGGGAAGCCTCCGCAGCCAGTTCATATAGTGAGTACACACTCTGCAAACCTCAATCCGGAAATTAAGTTTTTTAAGCAACCAGTTAGACGCTGGCTACTCACGACAACAGCAGGAGAACTTTCATGGAAAGGACGCTTAAGGACGCTTCCTTCTACTCTGGGAACCAAAGTACAGGAATGCCCTCCAGAATTTGAGCAAATTCTGGTTTTTGAAACACCAACGCGAGAAATTGATATTTTCGCAGCTTTAAAGCATCTAGCCACTCTACATATAACACGCTTGGTGGTCTTAGGTGGAGGTGAATTAGTCGCCTCCTTGCTGGGATTAGATTTAATTGATGAATTATGGCTAACTGTGTGTCCGTTGATTTTAGGTGGTAATACTGCACCCACACCCGTAGATGGGAAAGGATTTTTACCCGATTTAGCTCCCAAGCTGCAACTGCTAGAAGTTCATACAGTTGAGCAAGAAGTCTTTTTGCACTATCGCCTGCAACGACCAGCAGATTAG